The genomic DNA ATGCCGGGAATCCCGCTTAGGCGAGGTTTTATCTGGTCTTCGGCAAAGCGTTGTATGAATATGGGTGTGGCTGCCGCATTCAGTGTGTAGCTCATGAAAGGCCGTACTTCCTTGTCGTCCGGCCGGCTCATTTCCAGGACTGGATAGCTCAGTCCGTCCGGTAGGCTGGGCCATGTCTGTCGGATGATGGTAGACGCTTCGAAACGGGCGGCATCGATATTGGTATGCTTGTCCAGCTCGAGCGTGACATATCCCCATCCGTTGCCGGAAGTGGAATTGATCTCCTTGATCCCCTTGATGCGTGCCAACATCGCTTCGAGCCGCGAGGTCACTTCCATCTCTATCACGCGTGCCGAATTGCCCGGCATGTTATAGCTGATAGTCAACTGTGGCAGCGTGCGTGACGGCGACAGCTTGATCGGCAGCAGCGGTATAAAGGCAATCCCTGCCAGTGCCACGCAAAGGAAGGTGACGATGATGGTGAAAGAGGATATTTTAGGAGATGCACTCATTATTCATTTTTTGTTACAATCCGTATTTATATTCGAACTCGTTCGAAAGGGAAACTCCCGTTTCGAAATCGTGCAACGTCAGTTTTCGGATCTTATAATAGCTCAGCCAGTAGTTCTGTAAAGCCGAAATATAGTTCCGCTGCGCTTCCTGTTGGCGGTTCAGCGACAGAGTAAGACTGTTGATATCCGCTTTTCCGATCATGAAGCGTTGCTTGGTTTCGCTGTAGGCTGTTTCTGCCAGGTCTACCGCTTCTTCGGCACTCCCAATCAGGGCTTGCTGGATATTGAAGTCGCCGACTGTCATAATCACGTCTTCTTCTACTGTCAATTCTTTTTGTTTGGCGGATGTTTCGGTGACAAGCAGGTTGTTCTTGGCAATATTATGCTTCCCTTTTCGTACGCCCCAGTCTACCAACGGGATCGAAACAGACAAAGAGACGATTTCCTGCTGTTGCAGATTTTTGTAGGCGTCCTGTATGTTCTTGGACACTTGGTTGAATCCGACGCTGGCATTGATCTGGGCGTTGAACATCGCTTCTTTCTTGGTTTTGTCTACCTGCTGCTGGGCTTCTAATATTTGCTGGCGCAACTCCAGAAAGGTCGGGTTGTTTGCACGTGCCAATTCGAGTGCTTTGTCGACCGAGATTTCCATATTGCGCGGGCGGCTTGGGAGGCGCAGGCGTATTTCTGTATTCTTGTCGAAGTTCAAGTAAGAGGCGAGGCTGAACATGGCACGTTTTAGGGCGATTTCCGCATTTTTCAATGTGTTGCGTGCGTTTACGGCATCCAATTTCAGTGTCAGCAAATCCGCTTGGCTGATAGAAGCTATCTTATGCCGTTCCTGCCCTGTCCGGTACAGTGTGTCGGTCGTGGCGACATTTTCCTTGGCCAGATCATATTCCACCTGTGCCATTGCCAGAGCGAAGAAATAGGTCGTTGCTTGCTCGCTCATTTGCTCTACATTATATAATAGTTCTTTCTTGACCTTCTCGTATTTCAACGGTTCGATTTTCCGTTCCCATTTAAAAGCGTTATACCCCAATAAGTCTTGCTGGTAGCCGAGGCGGATCGGAACCGATGAGAACTGGTTATAAGTTTGGTCGCCGAAATAGCGCATATAATCCAAGTCTGTATCCAAATAGAATGTACCGCCTAAGAGGTCGAAATTCTGTTCGATCTCCAATTGCCCGCCCGCATAAAACGATTGTTGTTTTCTATATACGTCGATATCAGCCTCCGAGTCATATCGTTGGGTAAAATAACGGCGGTATTGTGCCGGCGTCAGATTTAGGGTAAGGCTTGGCAGACGGCCGGCCTTGTAAGTCCGGTATTCCCAGTAGCCGGCCAGATACATATTCTTGTATCGGAAAGCGTCCAGCGAACTGTCGGCCGCCAGTGTGATAGTTCGTTCCAGCGTCAGTGTGAGCTGCGCTTTTCCTCCGAACACGCATGCAAGCATCAACAACGTGATGACATATCTATAAATGAATTTCCTGTCCATAACTTCCAATTTTCAATTTTCAACATTCAAATTACCAACCTCATGTTTGCGATAAATGAACCAGTATATCAGTGGTATGACAAAAAGGCTGACTGCCGTACCGATCAGCATGGCCGAGATCATGGCGATGGAGAGCGGCTTTTGCAGTTCGCTGCCCATATCGAATGTGAAAAGCAGCGGAACCATTCCGAATATTGTCGTTAATGATGTCATGATGATAGGGCGCAGGCGCCGCCGTCCGGCTTCATGTATGGCTTCCATAAGAGGAACCCCTTCTTTGCGGAGTTCGTTGATAGCATCCAGTTTCAGGATGGAGTCGTTGATGATGATACCGCAGGTCACGACGATACCGATGGCACTCATCAGGTTCATGGTATGGCCGCATATCCAGAGCACCAGCAAGGAGGCTGCCACATCGATCGGAATTTCAAGCAGCACGATGAGCGGCTGCAGGAAACTTTCGAACTGGGCTGCCAGGATGAAATACATCAGTAGGATCGAAATGAACAAAATCACGACCAGCTCGTTCAGCATCTGCCGGTTGGAAAAGAAACTTCCTGAAAAATCGATATCCCAGTCTGTATCGATTTCTTTTTTTACATTTTCCATCAACTGTTCGGCATTGTCTATATCATAGAAACTGAATGGAATGTATTCTCCGTTCTTTCCTGCCGTGATCGTTTTCAAGTCCTCTCCCGGAGTGACACGCACCAGCGATTGCAGCGGGATATATCGTACGTTGCCTTCCGTATCAGGAACAGTGTTTACCAATGTTTTCTGCAAGACCTCATTTACCGTTTGTTCCTCTCCGGCCAATGCGATTGGCAGATATTGTTGGTAGGAGCGGAGCGTTGCTACTTCATTCTCTTTGAATGCCGTTTTCAGCAACCGGTACACTTCGTTGTAGTCGACGTTATAAAGCAGAAGTTTCTGTCTGTCTATTGTGATATTTAATTGGTTGTCGAAGGTGATACCGACAGGAGTATGTCCTGTTTTCGCCTCGATTTGCTGTTCTATTTTATTCAAGACGGAGGCTTCCGGTGCTTCAGATTTATTGCGGGTGTGCAATTCGGCGACAATGTCGGCTTCACCTGTCACAAACAGCTTTTCAAATACTGTTTCGGGAGGCGAGAAGGATATCACTGCCATCGGGTAATGCGTTTTGATCCATTTTTCCACCGATTTTTGTAAAGGAGCGATTCCGGTTGGTTTCTCCGTCTTGAAATATAACTCGCTTTCGGAAACCGACATCTCGCGATCCCGGTTCAACAGGAATTGCTGCTGCCCGACATAGGCCGTGTGTTCTTGTACCTGATTGTCGATAGAGGCGAATAACTGGCTGACACGGCTCTGGTTTTCATCGATATGGATGTTTTCGTTCCATTCCACATGAGCGATCAGTTCGTTCTGGTCTATCTCCGGCATACGGCTTTTCGGTATTTCGTAGAACAGAAAGGCGCAAAGCGGGAGCGTAATGGCAATGAAAATCAGGCTTGCCGTTTTGTGACGGAACACAAAATCCACTCCGGTATCATAGAAGCGGTCCAATGTATGCTCTTTTACCAGATTGTTGATTCGTATATTGAAACCCTTATGTTTGATGTCCGGAATACTGTATACCAGTTTGTAGAGTACCGGCAGCAGCATGATTCCCGTGAAATAGGAAACCATCAGACCGACGGTGACGGCAAAGGCTTGGTCGAAGAAGATCGCTCCTGCTATTCCGCTCATGAACACAAGCGGAACGAAGACGGCAATTGTCGTAAAAGTGGAACTCAGCATCGGAGTAATTACTTCGGTCGTCCCTTTATTGCAAGCCTCTTCCAGCGAGTCTCCTCGTGTCCTGTATTGGGTAATGTTTTCCGTTACGATGATCGAACTGTCGATCATCATACCCAAAGCCAGGATCAACCCGGAGATGGAGATGATATTCAGCGACATCTTGCAGAGGTAGAAAAAAAGGAAACTGATGATCAGGCTCACCACCATACTTAACCCGATCACTGCCGGGCTCTTGATATCCCCTAAGAAAAGGATGGCGACGATACAGATGAAAAGGAAACCCAACGACAGGTTTTGTTTCAGGTTCGAGATGGTATAATCCAGCAATTCCGTCTGGTTGCGGCTGACACTGAAATCGATATCCGGATAGACGGAAGCAAAGTAATCCGTCACTTCTGCCAATGCCTCTTTCATGTTATCCATATTTTCATC from Parabacteroides merdae ATCC 43184 includes the following:
- a CDS encoding TolC family protein encodes the protein MLACVFGGKAQLTLTLERTITLAADSSLDAFRYKNMYLAGYWEYRTYKAGRLPSLTLNLTPAQYRRYFTQRYDSEADIDVYRKQQSFYAGGQLEIEQNFDLLGGTFYLDTDLDYMRYFGDQTYNQFSSVPIRLGYQQDLLGYNAFKWERKIEPLKYEKVKKELLYNVEQMSEQATTYFFALAMAQVEYDLAKENVATTDTLYRTGQERHKIASISQADLLTLKLDAVNARNTLKNAEIALKRAMFSLASYLNFDKNTEIRLRLPSRPRNMEISVDKALELARANNPTFLELRQQILEAQQQVDKTKKEAMFNAQINASVGFNQVSKNIQDAYKNLQQQEIVSLSVSIPLVDWGVRKGKHNIAKNNLLVTETSAKQKELTVEEDVIMTVGDFNIQQALIGSAEEAVDLAETAYSETKQRFMIGKADINSLTLSLNRQQEAQRNYISALQNYWLSYYKIRKLTLHDFETGVSLSNEFEYKYGL
- a CDS encoding efflux RND transporter permease subunit; amino-acid sequence: MIKFLLQRPIAVLMAFTACFIVGLVTYFTIPVSLLPDIAIPEITVQVSGQNTSARELENTVVKTIRQQLMQVASLRDIHSETRDGAAIIRLNFDFGTNTDLAFIEVNEKIDAAMNYLPREVERPRVIKASATDIPVFCLNLTLKSDSAYSEINEGSFLDLCQFAETVIKRRIEQLPEVAMVDVTGILKRQLQIVPDMKLLKMSEITLDDLEAALTSNNIEPGSMTVRDGYYEYNIKFSTLLRTPEDVENIYIRKNNHIFQLKDLARISVVPEKETGASLSNGKRAVTLAVIKQADENMDNMKEALAEVTDYFASVYPDIDFSVSRNQTELLDYTISNLKQNLSLGFLFICIVAILFLGDIKSPAVIGLSMVVSLIISFLFFYLCKMSLNIISISGLILALGMMIDSSIIVTENITQYRTRGDSLEEACNKGTTEVITPMLSSTFTTIAVFVPLVFMSGIAGAIFFDQAFAVTVGLMVSYFTGIMLLPVLYKLVYSIPDIKHKGFNIRINNLVKEHTLDRFYDTGVDFVFRHKTASLIFIAITLPLCAFLFYEIPKSRMPEIDQNELIAHVEWNENIHIDENQSRVSQLFASIDNQVQEHTAYVGQQQFLLNRDREMSVSESELYFKTEKPTGIAPLQKSVEKWIKTHYPMAVISFSPPETVFEKLFVTGEADIVAELHTRNKSEAPEASVLNKIEQQIEAKTGHTPVGITFDNQLNITIDRQKLLLYNVDYNEVYRLLKTAFKENEVATLRSYQQYLPIALAGEEQTVNEVLQKTLVNTVPDTEGNVRYIPLQSLVRVTPGEDLKTITAGKNGEYIPFSFYDIDNAEQLMENVKKEIDTDWDIDFSGSFFSNRQMLNELVVILFISILLMYFILAAQFESFLQPLIVLLEIPIDVAASLLVLWICGHTMNLMSAIGIVVTCGIIINDSILKLDAINELRKEGVPLMEAIHEAGRRRLRPIIMTSLTTIFGMVPLLFTFDMGSELQKPLSIAMISAMLIGTAVSLFVIPLIYWFIYRKHEVGNLNVEN